Proteins found in one uncultured Fretibacterium sp. genomic segment:
- a CDS encoding UvrD-helicase domain-containing protein: protein MDKLEGFWDPLLLPPDTPTGQRAAVTAGAGRVAVGAGAGTGKTWVLSSRYARLLLTDAECLPRDILTLTYTEAAASEMRERIERRVRELLSAPGAPVSADRVREVTDGFGEAWISTIHAFAARMIRESGLSLDVDPRASVVSSPQEDAFWNAIGDAAEGADLRGMARLSGDARLRAAAVALDDDRTLGAALDQWDGAKLRDLARDTAELHASLGHTWGQMLDWAAAAPSSDDPLVCAASAAVTELLRPHWLSAWELWGSVFRALGGELADKAHKDRAEGKAESPAALIAACGELWMPRMAGRDRNAEGPREPDDEALRLFTLDVLHALRNLRGATGKLFAAIRDILGTTAGDWRKEQERIKLPVLSGPAPNEPLPEPERRLRATLLRFCGTAWGLWDEMKRRRGLLSFSDMILHARGAAERVRASREFRHVLVDEFQDTDPLQFSLLESLRERGGAGLFAVGDPKQSIYRFRHADPALFAGTIAQADERIELDVSFRTRGPLLRRINGLFAHIWSSGLGSSAGLRGLAYEPLTPAAAPSERSEGTLAPFSLLLAVRSGRGEANARERLAAALASRIGDAVRSGRTVWDKAERRLRPARWRDFAVLLRNRNHHGLLEQAFAAEGIPVRLDRSTEYFARGEVGDVIALLRMAADPGDETALSGWLLSPFSGVPRGEALRLLEGRAAALRAGRRGPLSDLLRELIPEAFKRLVHLELLGRHRGPAALLEGFVRDRRWLSGYAPRYRLRALRNVRRAYSLARSYQRGLAVSLAGCARWMERALRDGSRMEEPHWMDPDADAVLIATVHASKGLEYPAVAVFDTARRTASSSLCPSRTLGLAFSGLPDALADISGAPGKNTETDGPEAQKDLEPRTMLWERLLSSQGELEEDMRLFYVACTRAQDALCLCGFVGEDKDGNRTLPRDRWTSLALSWLAGEKGCDWQELGQPEVRYLDEDGEGPAAPSGGARAEIRTEIRAKIGTGPEAETSGDATKVPPAPVPAPSLDGVTLASFSATSFALFEWCPLAWRRRYRQGLDLRWEIPDEAAGGTGDAESAGGADLGTLAHWILARWPSDRPMPGERDALSWWLSDPRVPQRLPANLREIWRDPGSREALADWLHRFKDSEAGVEIGGALRTGRARREAGFRVRVGGSGLPLVGAMDVVWRSTGAAGLWHVRDYKITLPSGAPDELYRSQLAFYALAVRELAERASEKGAGGGKTGLTKQNFEAVDVGLIFLREGGLIGSRCSFPRDFEWDGLRSRVLEAARGAALGDWPARTDRCRECPWAGNCPGRRRGRAPRRLGIDRIG, encoded by the coding sequence ATGGATAAATTGGAGGGCTTCTGGGACCCCCTGCTGCTCCCGCCGGACACGCCCACCGGGCAGAGGGCCGCCGTGACGGCCGGGGCCGGTAGGGTCGCGGTGGGGGCCGGGGCCGGGACGGGCAAGACCTGGGTGCTCTCCAGCCGATACGCGCGCCTGCTCCTGACGGACGCGGAATGCCTGCCGCGCGACATTCTGACCCTCACCTACACGGAGGCGGCGGCCAGCGAGATGCGGGAGCGCATCGAACGGCGCGTCCGCGAGCTCCTGTCCGCACCGGGCGCGCCCGTCTCCGCGGATCGGGTCCGAGAGGTGACGGACGGGTTCGGCGAGGCGTGGATCTCGACCATCCACGCCTTCGCGGCACGGATGATCCGGGAGTCCGGCCTGTCGCTGGACGTGGACCCTCGCGCGTCGGTCGTCAGCAGCCCGCAGGAGGATGCCTTCTGGAACGCGATAGGGGACGCCGCGGAGGGGGCGGACCTCCGCGGAATGGCGAGGCTCAGCGGGGACGCCCGACTGCGCGCCGCCGCCGTCGCCCTGGACGACGACCGGACGCTCGGCGCGGCCCTGGACCAATGGGATGGTGCGAAGCTCCGCGACCTGGCGCGGGATACGGCGGAGCTGCACGCTTCGCTGGGACACACCTGGGGCCAGATGCTGGACTGGGCCGCCGCCGCCCCGAGCTCCGACGATCCCTTGGTGTGTGCGGCCTCCGCGGCCGTGACGGAGCTCCTGCGCCCGCACTGGCTCTCGGCCTGGGAGCTCTGGGGCTCGGTGTTCCGTGCTCTGGGTGGAGAGCTTGCCGATAAGGCGCACAAGGACCGCGCGGAGGGCAAGGCCGAAAGTCCCGCCGCGCTGATCGCCGCCTGCGGGGAGCTCTGGATGCCGCGGATGGCGGGCCGGGACCGCAACGCAGAGGGGCCCAGGGAGCCCGACGACGAGGCCCTGCGCCTCTTCACGCTGGACGTCCTGCACGCCCTTCGGAACCTCAGGGGGGCGACAGGAAAGCTCTTCGCCGCCATCAGGGACATCCTGGGAACGACGGCGGGCGATTGGCGCAAGGAACAGGAGCGGATCAAGCTCCCCGTCCTGTCCGGCCCGGCCCCGAACGAGCCCCTCCCGGAGCCGGAACGCCGCCTGCGCGCCACGCTTCTCCGTTTCTGCGGGACGGCCTGGGGCCTGTGGGATGAGATGAAGCGGCGGAGAGGGCTCCTGTCGTTCTCCGACATGATCCTCCACGCCCGGGGCGCGGCGGAACGGGTACGCGCCTCCAGGGAGTTCCGCCACGTCCTGGTGGACGAATTTCAGGATACGGACCCCCTCCAGTTCTCCCTGCTGGAGTCCCTGAGGGAACGCGGAGGCGCGGGGCTCTTCGCCGTCGGGGACCCCAAACAGTCCATCTACCGCTTCCGCCACGCGGACCCGGCGCTCTTCGCCGGGACCATCGCCCAGGCGGACGAACGGATCGAGCTGGACGTGAGCTTCCGGACCCGCGGCCCCCTCCTGAGGCGGATCAACGGCCTGTTTGCCCATATCTGGAGCTCCGGGCTCGGCTCCTCCGCCGGGCTGAGGGGGCTGGCCTACGAGCCGCTCACCCCGGCCGCGGCCCCATCGGAGCGCAGCGAGGGGACCCTCGCCCCCTTTTCGCTCCTGCTCGCCGTCCGCTCTGGACGCGGCGAGGCGAACGCCCGGGAGCGCCTCGCCGCGGCGCTCGCCTCGCGCATCGGGGACGCCGTCCGCTCCGGCCGTACCGTGTGGGACAAGGCGGAACGAAGGCTTCGGCCCGCACGCTGGCGGGACTTTGCGGTGCTGCTACGGAACCGGAACCATCACGGCCTCCTGGAGCAGGCGTTCGCGGCGGAGGGGATCCCCGTGCGGCTGGACCGAAGCACGGAATACTTCGCCCGCGGCGAGGTGGGCGACGTCATCGCACTGCTGCGCATGGCCGCGGACCCCGGGGACGAGACGGCCCTGTCGGGCTGGCTGCTCTCGCCCTTCTCGGGGGTCCCGAGGGGGGAGGCGCTCCGCCTCCTCGAGGGACGCGCCGCGGCGCTCCGAGCGGGGCGGAGGGGGCCGCTGTCCGACCTGCTGCGCGAGCTCATCCCCGAGGCGTTCAAGCGGCTCGTCCACCTCGAACTGCTGGGGCGTCACAGGGGCCCCGCGGCCCTGCTGGAGGGCTTCGTCCGGGACCGCCGCTGGCTCTCGGGATATGCCCCGCGCTATCGGCTCCGCGCGCTCCGAAACGTCCGGCGTGCGTACTCCCTGGCCCGCTCCTATCAGCGGGGGCTCGCCGTCAGCCTGGCCGGCTGCGCGCGGTGGATGGAGCGCGCCCTGAGGGACGGTTCCCGCATGGAGGAGCCGCACTGGATGGACCCGGACGCCGACGCCGTCCTCATCGCCACGGTCCACGCATCCAAGGGGCTGGAGTACCCCGCCGTCGCCGTGTTCGACACCGCGCGGCGCACCGCCTCCTCCTCGCTCTGTCCGTCCAGGACGCTGGGGTTGGCCTTCTCCGGCCTTCCCGACGCCCTGGCCGATATTTCGGGCGCTCCGGGCAAAAACACGGAGACGGACGGGCCGGAGGCGCAGAAAGACCTCGAGCCCCGCACGATGCTCTGGGAGCGGCTGCTCTCCTCTCAGGGCGAGCTGGAGGAGGACATGCGCCTCTTCTACGTCGCCTGCACCCGGGCGCAGGACGCCCTGTGTCTCTGCGGGTTCGTCGGGGAGGACAAGGACGGGAACCGCACCCTGCCGCGGGACCGCTGGACGTCCCTCGCCCTCTCCTGGCTGGCCGGGGAGAAGGGCTGCGATTGGCAGGAGCTGGGCCAGCCCGAGGTCCGGTATCTGGACGAGGACGGCGAAGGCCCGGCCGCCCCCTCGGGCGGGGCAAGGGCGGAAATCAGGACGGAAATCAGGGCGAAAATCGGTACAGGGCCTGAAGCCGAGACATCCGGCGATGCCACGAAGGTTCCCCCCGCGCCGGTCCCGGCGCCGAGCCTCGACGGGGTGACGCTGGCCTCGTTCTCGGCGACGTCGTTCGCGCTGTTCGAGTGGTGTCCGCTGGCCTGGCGGCGTCGCTACCGGCAGGGCCTGGACCTTCGCTGGGAGATCCCCGACGAGGCGGCGGGCGGAACGGGGGACGCGGAGAGCGCGGGCGGCGCGGACCTGGGGACACTGGCCCACTGGATTCTGGCGCGCTGGCCCTCCGACCGCCCGATGCCGGGGGAGCGGGACGCCCTGTCCTGGTGGCTCTCGGACCCGCGCGTCCCGCAGCGTCTGCCCGCAAACCTACGGGAGATCTGGCGCGACCCCGGCTCTCGTGAGGCCCTGGCCGACTGGCTCCACCGGTTCAAGGACTCCGAGGCCGGGGTGGAGATCGGCGGGGCCCTGAGGACGGGGCGCGCTCGGCGAGAGGCGGGCTTCCGCGTGCGGGTCGGCGGGTCGGGCCTGCCCCTGGTCGGCGCTATGGACGTGGTCTGGCGCTCCACGGGAGCGGCGGGGCTCTGGCACGTCCGGGACTACAAGATCACCCTCCCGTCGGGGGCCCCGGACGAGCTCTACCGGTCCCAGCTGGCCTTCTACGCGCTGGCGGTCCGGGAGCTCGCCGAACGGGCCTCGGAAAAGGGCGCGGGAGGGGGAAAAACGGGACTCACGAAGCAAAATTTCGAGGCGGTGGACGTCGGGCTGATCTTTCTGCGCGAGGGAGGGCTCATCGGGAGCCGATGTTCCTTTCCACGGGACTTCGAATGGGACGGATTGAGGTCGCGGGTGCTGGAGGCGGCGCGGGGCGCGGCCCTGGGGGACTGGCCGGCCCGGACCGATCGGTGCCGGGAGTGTCCCTGGGCCGGGAACTGTCCGGGCCGTCGCCGGGGACGGGCGCCGCGCCGCCTCGGAATAGATCGGATCGGATAA
- the thiT gene encoding energy-coupled thiamine transporter ThiT, whose translation MSEQVRSSRTVVLVEGALCIALSIVLSYIRLFRMPQGGSVNLELVPLILFAWRRGLCWGCGAGVLAGVMNLLLGGYVVHPVQAILDYPAAYGAIGLAALLPRQRLVSLVLAALAQFSCHVLSGVIFFASYAPEGTNPWVYSAIYNGSFLAPKIIISGVVTWLLLRKLEEVYPAGKR comes from the coding sequence ATGTCGGAGCAAGTTCGTTCGTCGCGTACCGTGGTTTTGGTGGAGGGGGCCCTGTGCATCGCCCTCTCGATCGTGTTGTCCTACATCCGGCTGTTCCGTATGCCTCAGGGGGGCTCCGTCAACCTGGAATTGGTCCCGCTGATCCTGTTCGCCTGGCGGAGGGGGCTGTGTTGGGGCTGTGGCGCGGGGGTGCTCGCGGGCGTGATGAACCTGCTGCTGGGCGGGTATGTCGTGCATCCCGTCCAGGCGATCCTGGACTACCCCGCGGCCTACGGCGCCATAGGGCTGGCGGCGCTGCTGCCGCGTCAGAGGCTGGTGAGCCTGGTCCTGGCGGCGCTCGCGCAGTTCTCCTGTCATGTCCTCTCCGGCGTCATCTTCTTCGCCAGCTATGCCCCCGAGGGGACCAACCCCTGGGTCTACTCCGCCATCTACAACGGCTCGTTCCTCGCGCCAAAAATCATCATCTCCGGGGTCGTCACCTGGCTTTTGCTGCGGAAGCTGGAGGAGGTCTACCCCGCGGGGAAACGGTGA
- a CDS encoding alpha/beta hydrolase encodes MSRFLLHAFFLLLGTLVVLMAAARFLLPSLAFHPTREITATPADAGLRYEDVTLTTDDGVRLRAWYVPAENARATLLFCHGNGGNLSWRVESLRIFHDLGLSSFVFDYRGYGQSEGSPSPEGVARDARAAWNWLQDRGVAPDDIVLFGRSLGGAVALELTRSVRPRALILESTFASPFGVLNLDFMAPLLRAAVGDIWNSREAAERLTVPTLCIHSPDDGIVPFREGRRLYEAVAGGKAFVEIHGSHNGGFLQSREIYVPALDRFLTEHFGPIRR; translated from the coding sequence TTGTCCAGATTTCTGCTGCATGCATTCTTTTTGTTGCTGGGAACGCTCGTCGTTCTCATGGCTGCAGCGCGTTTTCTGCTGCCGTCTCTGGCCTTCCACCCCACGAGGGAGATCACCGCAACGCCTGCGGATGCGGGGCTCCGCTACGAGGACGTTACCCTGACGACGGACGACGGCGTCCGTCTGCGCGCCTGGTACGTCCCGGCCGAGAACGCCCGGGCGACGTTGCTCTTCTGCCACGGCAACGGAGGAAACCTCTCCTGGCGTGTGGAGTCCCTCCGCATCTTTCACGACCTGGGGCTCTCCTCCTTCGTCTTCGACTATCGGGGCTATGGACAGAGCGAGGGATCGCCAAGCCCTGAGGGTGTCGCCCGGGACGCGCGCGCGGCGTGGAACTGGCTGCAGGACAGGGGGGTGGCACCCGACGACATCGTGCTCTTCGGTCGTTCGCTCGGCGGCGCCGTCGCGCTGGAACTCACGCGCAGCGTCAGGCCCCGCGCGCTCATCCTGGAATCCACCTTCGCCTCACCGTTCGGAGTCCTGAACCTGGACTTTATGGCCCCGCTCCTGCGGGCGGCGGTCGGGGACATCTGGAACTCCCGGGAGGCAGCCGAACGCCTGACCGTCCCCACCCTGTGCATTCACAGCCCGGACGACGGCATCGTCCCCTTTCGTGAGGGAAGGCGGCTTTACGAGGCCGTGGCCGGCGGGAAGGCATTTGTGGAAATCCATGGCAGCCACAACGGAGGCTTCCTGCAGTCCCGGGAGATCTACGTTCCGGCCCTCGATCGATTCCTGACGGAGCATTTCGGCCCGATCCGGCGCTGA